A window of Megalops cyprinoides isolate fMegCyp1 chromosome 13, fMegCyp1.pri, whole genome shotgun sequence genomic DNA:
AATAAGGACTTGAAATTTAAActaaaaaatgtttggttgaaCATGACAAAGACATGGCAATAAGCTCTCCTAACCAGCCTGGAGGAAAAATGCAAGGCATGTCCAAGCAATTAATTTCCCTAGGTTTTTAAATCTAGTTCAGAGAGGTGCAGAAGGCATGTTTGAACAGTTACACTTAAAGAACAACAGGTTGGTCCATATTGTACCTGTTATAGTAATTTATATAtagattatattatatttatacatataattACTGCGCCTGTTACAGTAGTTCGTATAGCACAGTATTACACCAGTCCATTTATCCATTCATTATCGCTTAAATGTTCGTCTCCTCTGTTCTCATTGGTACTCAGGTGTGGAAGCTGACAGGCCACGGTCTGATGCACTCCTTCAGCACAGAGCACGCTAAGCAGTCCATCTTCCGCAACATCGGCGCCGGAGTCATGCAGGTGGAGACCTGCCCCGGAAACCGCATCTTCACCTGCGGGGCCGACGGCACCCTGAAGATGAGGGTCCTGCCCGACCGCTACAACGTTCCGGCCAGTATATTCGACATCCTGTAAATTGTAAAGGCGGGAATgatggaggagggaaaaaaaaagctttcagcaGCTAACATTCACGTGTCCTTCGCTGTGGATCGCTCCAAAAAGTGAAGCTTACggttaattatttttttcccccaaagcctgaaaaaaaaaatacacagaagcTAGGTACAGTATCATACTTGATTTTAAAGACtttcgtttaaaaaaaaaagctgaatttgTTCCAGAATCTCTTATAGAGTGTATTCATAGGAAAGCTATGCATGTACTGTTATTGTAAAAGCGGTGCAATCACAGGTCATTGATAGTGCTCTGTAAAAGTACTCAAAgcaaaaacttttaaaaaagtgtGTATCTGTCGTCATTTTGTGCCCACGGCTGAAACTCCTTAGCATCTACTACCAGCACTGTGGTTCTGTATGAAGTCAGTGGTTTTTCCAGTGTGAGATGAGTTGTTGgatctgcattttaatttaatgtattcaCTTTTGTTTGCTGCTCACATTGCAGAATAAATGGCACATAGCTCTCGTGAGCCCATTAAAagatgtgtggggggggttacGGGGAAAAAAGGCTACTTGTGTTTGCACACGCCACCCTTACGGCTGTCCGCTCTGAAATGCCTGTAACAGCGAGCCGCCTACAAAATATCCTGTTGGAACACAAAGAgatatacagtactgtaaatgtaatttatgtttcaTCGGTTTTGGCATACACATTTTACAAGCACTAAAATACTGATTTTTACCAGAAACAACaaggtttccttttttgttttgcacacagtgttatgtttgtttgctcagtttctgtttttgttcgTTTCTTTGCAGATggtttgtatttatgtttaacTTATTGCCTTTATATTAGGAATGTAAGGTGTATTAGTGAAATGGGATGCGGTGAAGCACTACTGAGGTCGGTGgtattttttaatagtttatcCATTATAAATGAACCTTTGCACTCAAATGTTGGGACACAActtaaataaaactttatttaaaaatacaaaagctaTTAAAGAGgaaactgttacatttacaaatgaatgtcTGGCTTTGTTTGGCCAAGTAGTAAATAGTTTGAAATAGTTTTaatacatctatatatatataaatataaagtacCACAACAGCTTGTACAAACATAAAAgctttctctttatttttggtttgtatCATACCAACTGAATTAGTTGTACTTTGGTTAAATGTATTGTATTCATTAAACAGATTTGTGTTTGTCAGAACAGGCAAAAGCCATGTCTGCTGTATGTGTTTACCTGTTCAGCCCCAGTGGTCCTTTTTCttaatgtctgtgttgtgtatttaaTGCATACAATGATATGTCAGTGGTGGAAAGTGAACAGAATGCGTGCAAGTCTCTTAAAGAACAGGTAGTCCTATCATCGTCAAAGTTTTCCCTTTGTAAGTTGAATaaattctttttatttcatgacGGTACTTTggtttcatgctttttttttagcaggGAGATGACAGAAGATACTACATTTTGGGagatgaatattttcattttcattcttccCATTTTATGGTTTACAACGATTAGAAccaaattttgaaaatatgtctATACATTTTCCAGCCACTTTCCCcagtatgtatttttaatctCAAAATCTAAATCAGTATCCTAGTGCATAATATCAGGTATGCCCATGCTGTCTCAATTATGGCTGATACTCACAGTTATGCTATATGACAGCAGCCTATGGACAATAAAGCTATGACACTGATTGCAAATGCACTTGGGCAAATACATCAGCtgtaacagtgaaataaattgAGTAAAttgacgaaaaaaaaaaaaatttagacTGGATTAAACTTTCCTCAAAAGGGGCCTCATGACCAGACTTATTCGTCAGATAAAAACCTTATGTTGTATATCTTTACATAGCTGCTGTCCCATGCGTACAAGTGTCGGTTCTTTGGACTGTAGGACAGCATAGCCAGTACACCACTGGATGGCCTCAGCTCGAAACTCACGCTGACGGGTTTTCCTTTCAGCAGGTCGAAAGCGTAGGTGACTTTTGTGTCTTTGGTGTCGGTAAGGTAAAGCAGTCCACAGGCTACGAAGGCGTTCCCAGCCTTTGTTCTGGGGTAGGTGGTGTTGATGTAGGCCGTGACGGAGAATGTCTTCTCGTCCAGGTGAGCCACCATTATGTTTTCATCCACACTCGAAGCAAACACTAGCCACAGTCCGTTTTCGTCCGCTGCCAGTTTGAAGTAGGTCTTGGAGTTGTTGAGGAGGTATGTCAGGTTGTGGTACAAGGCATTGTCGATCGCCAGGGTGTACAGCTTCTTGGTTTGGAGGTTAAATCTGTTGGGCGGAATGACGGTGTAAGCATAAAGAGGTAAAGCAATGCACTTATGTAACAAACGTGTCAATGCAATTCCACCTACTTGGCGATCTTGAAAGTCCCAGCCACGTGGTAGTAGATGGAGCCGTTGTGTACAATGTGGCCGCATCCCTGGTAAAATTTCCTGACGTCGATGGTTTCACTCACGTTGTTCTGGAAAGATGCTATGCCCTCGTATTCTTTCACGTCACGACCTGAAGAGGGACCAGCAACGAACAGTGATGCACGCAGGTGCTAATGAGATGCACTGCAGTAATATTAAATCTATGGGAAGAATGGACATTTGTCTTAATGACTATTATCCTATTGATTAAGTGAATTCCAGACAGACCTGAGAAGTGCTCAGCCACCCAGATGCGGTCGTCGTTTTCTAGAGCTGCATCTTGCATCCATGTTCCAAATGTCGTCTCCATTTTGGTGACATTTCTGGAGCTGTGTATAGATTTTATGATGCACTCTGGGTGGAAACAAACACGGTGGTCCATTATTACAAGGTTAAGTCCTTTTGAAGCAATATCTGAAACTGTGAGTTTCTGAGAGCAAGTGATCTCTCAGGGAATTCATACCGtttttcttcagatgttttTCTTTCGTGTGTCCAGCAACTTTTCCAGCCAAGGTGTCATCGTTTGGAATGGTGTAGGAAAGCCCTGAAATAGGGGCATTGACTTTAAAAACTCCCCTTACTGTAATTATATCATATCAAATTTGTGCATTGGTGGTCATAGATGTTCCATCGTCCCTAATTGACTCAGTTTTTACAGTATTCCCATTGCAATAAGCAAGTAATACAGGCTAATTACCCTGAAGAACCGTGAAAACTAGTTACTCATATGTCTTTTGTTCTGTATCCTTGCGTTAAGATAGATTAACTTACCCACAGCCCTCTGTGCCTCCTGCAAGTTCACTCTGTGGCTTCTGTTCCTGGGGGGTCCAGGGGGCCCAGGAGGGCCTGGGGGGCCAGCAGGACCAGGAGCACCTGGAGGACCTACTGGACCTGGTGGACCTTTGAAGAACAAGAGCACATCCACCCAAGGTAGGATTCTGTCCTCTGATCATCTTTGACCAAAGATCATAACAAAACTAAGACGTATGAATGAGTGGTTCTGGCCTCAGTTCAAAttcagaaattgaaaaaaaatatatatcattaaTATATACTAAAGGTTATTATAAAAGAATTCAGTTGAATTTGTTCAGTTGTCAGTTGTCCTTACCttcaaaaatgacatcattggagggttctcctttttctcctggaggcccaggatctcctttctctcccttttctcccgGCTCTCCTTTCTCCCCGGGAGGGCCTAGGAAATAAAGCCTCTTTCATTCATGATATCAAAATGTGAGGGCACACTAGTCTGACGAGCCGTTTATGCAAAATAACTTATGCCCCTTTTGTTTGCCGATCAGTCTGTGttctcagtgtctcagtgtctttTGGTACAAGTCGGATGCCACGCATTTACTGATATGGTGTCTGAGTTCCATGAGGGAGTCTAAGGTGTAGCCTGTATCAAACCAGCTAAACCCACAGAAAGTGATATTTAGCATTTACTGCATCATACATATTTGGTAATTAACAGCCATTTTTGGCTGTTATAACAGGTGTATTTGGAAAATAACAGCCTAACTAACCCGTAACTTTTTAGCTTGTATGTTATGAGATGAGCCTTTGAAGATCAGACGTGGGTCGCTGGGTATTTACTGGCTTTGCAGGAAAGAATGTCAGCTAGTTCACCCATCTGAAAATGCACTCAGGAATGACATCTTCGACGAGAGAGTGGTCTTCATGCATCTATGCTACCGTTACATGACCGGAGTGAATTGTTATGTCTGCCTACATTCCATAATAATGTGAGATCCCTGCATTGTATCAGAGGTTTTTTAAAACGCTGGTGCATTAACAATATGACCACACATTAGGGTCACAAAATGAGAAGTGGACCGTGCTGCTGAAGGTCAGCAGAGCGCACACATGAATTTACTGTGTGCCCCAAAAACATGCACTTTGTCCCATGTCCTTAATTCATGGGAGGTAATGGGCAGAAGGTGGTCAAGCTCCATAAGCACTTTacctcttttccctcttttgccCTCTGCTCCTGCCTCCCCTTTTAGCCCCGGAATACCATCGGTTCCATTGTACCCCGGCATTCCATCCAGGCCAGGCAGACCTACAATGCACAGAGTCATTGCAATAGATTGAGTCTTTGAGTCTTTACAGAGTTGCACATGTTTTGGCATTACAGTTGGTTAGTGGACATTGCatcctatccagagcaacttgctTATCTTATATTGTTTACACATGAtcaatttatgcagctggataatTCATCTGAGGCAACTCAGGATAAGTACCAtgtccgagggtacaacagcaggaaTCGAACAGGCGTCTTTGGGGatgtgagtcctgctccttacccctgtTATTCACTTACTTCACTGAAGTCCATAAttgtgcacatactgtacagtaaatcTGAATAAGACAGCTGGTGTATTCTAGCAATTGCAGCAGTCTTGGTGTGTCTTCTCCGCTGGAATGGTGGAGATACTTGGATTAAATAATCTCTTTCAAGTTCTTACCAGGAGGTCCAGGAGGTCCTGTATTAAGAGACAAAGTTTAGCACCACACATACCTTTGTGTATGTCGTCTGTAtgatttgtatgcatgtatgcatgcataagtgtatttttcaaatttcaaagaaaACTGGAGATATAATATTGGTGTGAGGGgaaagtaaatgaatgaataccaCATACCTGTTAAACAAGCTCCTTTTGTGCTGTTACAGAGGTCTACTAAGACTTTGGCCTACAAAACAACCAAACGATAAAAAGCTTATGTTTAATACATGGAAATAGAACTTCACAATTCCTTTCTCTCAGTGATGTGGAGAAAGTATGTAAGCTAAAACTTCGTGTAGGAATGACCTCTAACAATGAAGGAACTTTCCTCTCAGAATTATATGTtgattaaatcaaatatttaaaataaacacagaggaTTGTGGTATATTCGTTGTCCAagtgtgttgttattttttgttaaagaaaaaGTTAACTCTTTTCACTTGTTAATGTTTCTTACATAGACCAACGTGTGGCTCCcagtagaaaaacagtaatATAGTAATGTAGTATAGTATTGTAATATATTGGagtaaaagaatgaaaacagtgctgtgcttATTTAGGCATGCAGTTACACATATTCATGATtcatgacacagacacacggaacacgtgcacatgcacgtgtggtaaaacacagaaaagccgTGCTTCCAACCGGGACCATGGAGTaggtcatcatcatcatcatcccgTCCTGCTCCTCAGCCCGGTGGAGCTGCTGCGTGTGGTGATGGTCATGGTGGCGCTCATGGTGACTCTCATGGTGGTGCTCGTGGCTCCTCTTGTTTCGGGAGTACTCAAACCGTTCCCCCCGCTGGCCCGGGGCGCGGGCCACCTCGGACACGAATTCCACAACCGAGGCCCTCGACAGCTCCTCCAGCCGAGTGTCCAGCTCAGCGAGGCGGGTGGTCAGCTGCGTGTGCCGGGCGAACAGGAAGAGCAGGCCGGCGGAGTTCAGAACCGTCAACAAGCACGTCCCAAAGAGCAGAGCCCGCGGCTTCCAGGGCAGTCCCTGGCGGCTGTCCTTCATGGTCCTCCCTCCAAATGTATCAGAAGCCAGTTTCAAAGGCCAGTGCCCAGTGAAAGTGCATACAAACCCAGCACAACCAAATATATCAATACATGTCAGAGCAAAATGCTCTGCAAGCTTTCCCGGTCTAACGCTGTAAATACAGCCCTTGTTCTCAAAGAAGTCAGGCCGAATAAGCGCCTCTCAATTCTTCCCTTCTAGAAAAGAGCTCCCAGTTTGCGCACCCACCTTATTTATATTCTGCAGGGCCCATTTGAGTGCTGGGAGTAAACCCGTGGGCTGCTCTTCACATAATTCACATTCAGAGAGCAGTTGATGAGATGGAAGAAGCTGAGAGGGATACAGTCCTCAGGCAAACCTCATGCTGCTTTCCTGAACAATGGCTTTCACCAGCACAAACTGCACTTCAAGACTTTATACAACAGTCGTGACAAGCAGAGCACAGTGTCAGTTTGCTTGAGCTGCAAAGAGTAAAAAGATACCATGAAAGCAAGGAATATGCTCATTAAAATGATGCAGGACTTGATATATTCAAGTATATTATACTTGACTATACATGACTTCAGGTTATTATATGCATAACTCACTGTTATGGAACTCAACACACATGAATTATTTAACATACAAGttatcattatattatattatattatattatattatattaggAAAATCATTTTCCTGAAGAATTTCAAATTATCACAGttgtattaaaatgattaaagtacaaaactacaaaactacaaaaacagaTAAAGACAGCACTGTTTATTTATAAGTCATTAAATAAAGAGGTGTTGTCACTCTGAAGAGCTGGATGAGGAATGATAAGGCTAATATAGAAAAAGGTAACCAGCTCCAAGTGGCCTGGATCCCTTTCTGAGCTACAGAGTGGGTCTGGTTATACTGAACTTAATATCAAGCACCAGCCTAGTAGTAGAGAGAGACTCTCACCTGTTATCTGTAGGCTGCTGAAATACTGCCCTTTAAAAACACCCTCTATCTGTACTTGTGGTGAGGGCCCCTCACAAAACAATGCTTGACATTTTACCACAGAACCTGATTCTAACAAAGCTGGAAACTAAAAAAAGTACTTGCTGTTAATTATGCTTTGAGTGCTTCTGCTTAACTTGTGACAATAGGATGGATGCTTCTCTCTAGTGCCTATAAGCAGGAAAACATGGTGAAGTCAGTTTCATCATAGAGTCCTGTTTTCACTGAGCTTAACACTTTCATATGAAAAATCTTCTGCAAAGTAAATGTTATGATCCAAAGATaacattcttcttcttctgcatcttttgttattattattagcttaATTATACTAATAACACAACactaataataagaaaaatatgtaattgaCAAGATGCCTTCATCTGGGTTTAAATCTGCaagggggtaaaaaaaaaacctttagaTGAGATGCTAGTGCTTCCATAGATGGCGGCAGTATCTGCTGACTGATGCATAGGTCACCACTGGAGTGTTATCACTGTGGAGGTGTGTGTACTAAAGCATGATTATTTCCTCAGCCTGACTGACAGTCATCCTGGGTCAATGTAGGTGTTTTCAGAGGAGCACCAGGGTAGGTCTGTGTGGGCATAGTGGCGTTAACAGTATTTCCTTGGACTTGCTTGACTTCAGGCTGGAGGTCACTAGAAATATGTGTCTTTGTTCCCCAAGCAAAGGTAATAATGTTGTGAGGGAGGATGGTTGCGGTGTCAGTACACGCTGGCTGTTTCCACTCAATACTCAACCTCAATGATAGGGTCCGCTTCTCAGAGTATGGAAGTGCCCCCTAAGGGTGAACTCATTCTGAAGAAGCCATTGGACCATAGCCATTGGACCCACACCGCTCTCAGCTCAAGTTACTTTAGCCCTCTGATGATCAGTAGCCATGAACAAAGGTTGATTTTGTCTGGTTGGTCACAGgactgtacagtatgttttttcaACAAATGAGATAACTTCAGCGGCAATCCCAGATCAGGTTTGAAAAATGAGTTCCCAGACAACTGCACATATCCACATATCGTGGTTATGGTGTATAACATTTATGGCATATCTGGGGGTTGTGTCCTCATATCTTCAGTAATTAACCCCCAGTTCTGAGAGGGAGTCTATTCAAATGGTTACGTAAACTGGATAAAGGATATCATTAACTCCTATTAGCATGAAGgaagcaggaaaaaatgtaGCTCAAAATAGACAGCtctttcaaaatttaaaaatagctACAATTATCAGAACATCTGAAGGATGTTTTGATGTGTGATATGCAAATTGGATTTAGACAAAGAAAATTTAATTGCGCTTGCGTTATTCTTGCTCCTgataaattccttttttttcccctgccatcattatgtcatttcatttttgtacttaatgtaattaaagaatgaataaaaGGAATTATAATGTTCGAACAGGATAGGTTCAGAATTTAATAGTTGAATGCAGCTGGATCTACTGTTACTGTCCGTATTTGAAGAGTTTTCATGTCCTTGAGAGCCGTCTAAGTAagtaaaaatgttgttttagaAACTTTGATGGGCAAGATTGATGTAATGGTGGCTATCTGGAGCAAATCTTGTCTAAAAAGACACCTTCTAATTGTAGTTCAGTAGTGTTGTATTGCCTTAcattgctttctgttttattagGAAGACATTTAGCCATTTTAAATTTCCAATCTGTATGTTTAATATGTAAgacatatggaaaaaatatgtatgcatgtatgtatgtatgtatagttAGTTAGAggctaaaatgatttcatattttcatatttaaaatggtaaGATGAAGAATAATCCTGCAAGCGAATTGATTTTGACAGCAGTATTGTCATTAGATTACAGCAATGGTGTACACTGCGTGAAAGGACCTTGTAACCACCTACACTCGCGACTGCAGATGGGCTTGGCTTTCCAGCTGGCTGTGCCTTCATTTTGACAGCTGCCGACCAGCAGTAACAATATTTAGCTGTGGCTGTGACCACCGGGCGGCGGGACCGGGGGCCGCGAAgccaacagaacagaacaaaggTTCAAGACATTTCATCCACACTGCAGAGGTGGAGAGCGTAGGCAACGCATTTCCAAAGGGTACTGTTTGCTTTGCAAACCTAAGTAGCTGTATGGTTTTATAGAAGTGAGGCGCAACAATTACTGACATATGTTGTGTACCATGGCTACATTATATAATTAACACACTCGTCCAGTTACTCTGGGAGATTACAAGACACGCACTAAGGAAACCTGTATTTGGAATATGGATTGTCCGCATGAGACTGTATAGAATAAATGGGCGGTAAGAGCAGGAActcctttccattttttaaGTTAAGTTTTTATTAATACACATCACATCTGTCTCTTCTAACTGCCTGTAACTCCTTTAATAATGTGTTATCTAGCTCACACAGACAATTTCCTGTAATTATCAGACATTTTACATCGTTAAATGTAATCAAAAGTACATTTTAGAAATAAGaaaatttatttgttcattgtaTTCCTTCCCACTAATTTATTCTCTTTTTGTGATCCTTAGGGACGCCAAGAGATCCTGGGACCGCTGGTTACCCTGGAAACTTTTACTAGTCTTCTCTCAAAAAAATCTCCAAACATATCTATTTGACGCACTTAGGGTTAAAGGTTACATGTACCAAACACACTGGAGTGCATTCAATGTTCTGTAGGCCTGTTGTTGCTGTATATTACATAACTACTACAATAGTCTTAGTGTGCTTGTCTTCAAGCTCTGAAAGGGAGTTTTCACTAAACGCTATTATCAATGGCATTAAGCGAACAAAAAGACAATAATACACTTAATACTGCCTCTGTTAATAAGTATACCACCcactttttctgaaaaaaagacaaagctaATGGTATACTTAAAAGCATACATGAAGTGTAACTCCAAAAATGGGTATCAGTGTTGTACGGTTAGGTCAAATTTGTATTGAATAGTGAATGTCCATTCACAAAAAGGATACGCAGAACATGCACTGTTCCAAGACAAATCCGTCTTTGATTAAATGAGACAGAGGGCCAGGAGAGGTTACATTTCAAGGCATAGACACCCCATGCACAACACAAGTTTCCAGTCACCGTGACGATGAGggggaacacacacagagaggttaAATTCACCCATCTCTGACTCATTCCAGGAAACTGGTACTGCCTGCTTCTTCATGCCAAAGAATCTGGGCTCTTGGAGTCACACAGCCAGCACTATCTAAGCTGTTATTCACTACAAAGATGCCCGTTTGAGCTCTGCAAATTCTCTCATGAAGGACGTGGGTGTTAAGTGAATTCACAAGAGTTCTTTCATTCTGATCAAACGACATGCTGATCCTCTGGCTacataaaaatgcttttgtgttataaataaaatgatagcAAGAATGATTTCTCTTTGGAAAGGTGATTTTTGAGAGTAAGAGTACTGTGCACTTTTTGAGTCCGTGAAGGCGATAGATAAGTACATCTGACACAACACACATGTAGTGGTCCGGTTAACCCGGTGCCTCCTCTGAATCTCTATGCACTCATTGATGTTCATAGTTCTATGATTTCTGATTTATGAATTTAACATCAGttaacaaacatgaacaaattcATGATCTATTATAACAGTGTTGTGCCcattgtgcatatgtgtgaacAAACAGAATGCTTCTTTAAAGACAAAGGAATTACCTTGCTCAGCACTGCCATCTAATGATGAAATAAGAGTCACCGCAAACAACCAAGAAAGTTTTGTAGTAATTTTCTAATACGTCCCACTTAAAGCTTTGCTTGATTTCATGTATTGACCATTTACTGACTGCAAAATCCTATGTTTTCCTATTGTAGCCTGTATGTTAGGATACGTAAATATGTATGTAGGACTGTAGCCTGTATTTTAGGACACGTAATATTCGTCTGGAAAGCTCAGTACTTATCATAATTACTGATGACTGGGATATCATTATGCATTATAAGTATTCACTGTTTCAATCTTTCAGTGATGTACATAGTTACTTTTAAGTGATTAATGCAATATACACTTTAAGTACAATCATAATTTAACATATTGTGACATTTGTCATAACACACTAGTCTGGCAGCCATACATTGCCAAGTGAATAAGCAATCAGTCATACATATATCATTATGTTTGAGTGGAAAAtgaagtgtgtgggtgtgtagctTTTCATTTGACGATCCCATTTCATTAGGCCTATAGGCTATAACATCATTATGAAATGTTACGCCATTACGGAATGGAATGTTCCACTAAGTTCTCCTGGATAATCAGAATATAAAACAATCATAGAACAATCCCTAATCTGTTCAGATGCTTTAGGTTTTcatgaaaaaactgtaaaacagcagTTACCTCTGCATTGCCACACAAAAAACTCAgttctaaaattaaaaaaatcaaacatttctgTTATGAATTATTGCAAAAGGCTCCCATTGCCATCGATATGTGTAATGTACGCAACCTAACATAAACAATGTAATTTATCAAATCCATTAAAACATTCACTCATTGCACAAACAAGCCAGCAGTGGGCGCTGTAACACTGCAGATAGCACCTCAAGCTGAAGAACGGTCAGATCAAGTATTCAGATAACCATCTTCTGATGGTTTTGAAGCTGCATAATACAAAACATATGTGAATGTCAGAAATTATGGAAACCTTGTGAGACAGTGAGAAGTGAGATTGTGTGGGTGCGGCAGCGGGTTATTCTGTTAGAAATCTccggaaaaaaagagggagagataaaggGCCAGAGGACTCACTTGTGTTTCCCAGAGGCTCAGTGTACTTATCCCACGCCCACGCCACGGTAGATCAGGGGACTCAGTCCCTagcccccaaacccccaccccccaccaaactCCAGTGAAGAAACTCATTTGGCGGATGTAGATCTGCCAAACAGCGGCTTCTTTTGCGAAGCGGACTGACGCATGCTCACAGAACAGTTCCATCACAGATGGCCTGCAGCCTCACCGCCATCACAGATCGCAGTCTCACTGAGCGTCACATCGTAGCCCATTAATGCCACAGTATCGCTCTTACCATCAAACTGCTTTCATGCACATCAGATATTTGTATTTCAAAGTACAACTATGCAAATCGCGTGTACGGCATTGCGTCATTTAttgacctttttttcctttgctatCTAGATGTTAACATTACTTTGTTTATGGAACTCTCCCAA
This region includes:
- the gldn gene encoding gliomedin, with translation MKDSRQGLPWKPRALLFGTCLLTVLNSAGLLFLFARHTQLTTRLAELDTRLEELSRASVVEFVSEVARAPGQRGERFEYSRNKRSHEHHHESHHERHHDHHHTQQLHRAEEQDGMMMMMTYSMVPAKVLVDLCNSTKGACLTGPPGPPGIVGLPGLDGMPGYNGTDGIPGLKGEAGAEGKRGKRGPPGEKGEPGEKGEKGDPGPPGEKGEPSNDVIFEGPPGPVGPPGAPGPAGPPGPPGPPGPPRNRSHRVNLQEAQRAVGLSYTIPNDDTLAGKVAGHTKEKHLKKNECIIKSIHSSRNVTKMETTFGTWMQDAALENDDRIWVAEHFSGRDVKEYEGIASFQNNVSETIDVRKFYQGCGHIVHNGSIYYHVAGTFKIAKFNLQTKKLYTLAIDNALYHNLTYLLNNSKTYFKLAADENGLWLVFASSVDENIMVAHLDEKTFSVTAYINTTYPRTKAGNAFVACGLLYLTDTKDTKVTYAFDLLKGKPVSVSFELRPSSGVLAMLSYSPKNRHLYAWDSSYVKIYNIRFLSDE